The Methylobacterium sp. PvR107 genome contains a region encoding:
- a CDS encoding S-(hydroxymethyl)glutathione dehydrogenase/class III alcohol dehydrogenase — MKTRAAVAWEAKKPLTIETIDIEGPKAGEVLVELMATGICHTDAYTLSGLDSEGKFPAILGHEGAGIVREVGAGVTTLKPGDHVIPLYTPECRNCKSCLSQRTNLCTAIRATQGQGVMPDGTSRFSCVSTGGSPSGSNTVFHYMGCSTFSNFTVLPAIALAKIREDAPFDKICYIGCGVTTGIGAVIYTAKVWPGANVVVFGLGGIGLNVLQAARMVGADKIIGVDINPEKQAMARKFGMTHFINPNEVGTDKVVQAIVDLTGGGADFSFDCTGNVHVMRQALECCHRGWGESIVIGVAEAGREISTRPFQLVTGRVWKGSAFGGARGRTDVPKIVDWYMEGKINIDDLITHTMPLEEINHGFDLMHEGKSIRSVVVY; from the coding sequence ATGAAGACGCGCGCCGCGGTCGCGTGGGAGGCTAAGAAGCCTCTCACGATCGAGACCATCGATATCGAGGGCCCCAAGGCCGGCGAGGTTCTCGTCGAGTTGATGGCCACCGGCATCTGCCACACCGATGCCTACACGCTCTCGGGCCTCGATTCCGAGGGCAAGTTCCCGGCGATCCTCGGCCATGAGGGCGCCGGCATCGTTCGCGAGGTCGGCGCCGGCGTCACCACGCTGAAGCCCGGCGACCACGTCATTCCGCTCTACACGCCGGAATGCCGCAACTGTAAGTCTTGCCTGTCCCAGCGCACCAACCTGTGCACCGCGATCCGCGCGACCCAGGGCCAGGGCGTGATGCCGGACGGCACGAGCCGCTTCTCCTGCGTCTCCACCGGCGGCAGCCCCTCCGGATCGAACACCGTGTTCCACTACATGGGCTGCTCGACCTTCTCGAACTTCACGGTCCTGCCCGCCATCGCGCTGGCCAAGATCCGCGAAGACGCCCCCTTCGACAAGATCTGCTACATCGGCTGCGGGGTGACCACCGGCATCGGCGCGGTGATCTACACCGCCAAGGTCTGGCCCGGCGCCAACGTGGTGGTCTTTGGTCTCGGCGGCATCGGCCTCAACGTCCTCCAGGCCGCCCGGATGGTCGGTGCCGACAAGATCATCGGCGTCGACATCAACCCGGAGAAGCAGGCCATGGCCCGCAAGTTCGGCATGACCCACTTCATCAACCCGAACGAGGTCGGCACCGACAAGGTGGTCCAGGCCATCGTCGATCTCACCGGCGGGGGTGCGGACTTCTCCTTCGACTGCACCGGCAACGTCCACGTGATGCGCCAAGCGCTCGAGTGCTGCCATCGCGGCTGGGGCGAGTCGATCGTCATCGGCGTGGCCGAGGCCGGCCGCGAGATCTCGACCCGTCCGTTCCAGCTGGTCACCGGTCGGGTCTGGAAGGGCTCGGCCTTCGGCGGCGCCCGCGGCCGCACGGACGTGCCGAAGATCGTCGACTGGTACATGGAGGGCAAGATCAACATCGATGATCTGATCACCCACACCATGCCGCTGGAAGAGATCAACCACGGCTTCGACCTCATGCACGAGGGCAAGTCGATCCGATCCGTGGTCGTCTACTGA
- a CDS encoding cytochrome P450, with translation MPDAPPHVEERDALFSEIIRQNNRADPYPLYARLRETPVSRQRDGSYVVSAHAAIRSLIFDPRLSSEDLPPSRRPHTGNPLRDWFLNPIKNRIVTAHRPLIFRDPPDHDTLRRFVMRQFMVGRVNALREGIVREVDRLIDAWRGRDRICLVDDFSYPLPVTVICALLGVPEADEPRFQAWATQLATAIEPDARHDEAGRHRTVAAFDEISAYMRDLIREKRRRPVDDMLSGLAAPASAGGKRMGDFDLIATAVLLLVAGHETTVNLITNGMLQLLRHPNELERLRSDPERSPRLIEELLRFDPPVHFRTRKALAAIEIAGETIPKGAPVILVFAAGNRDPARFAEPDRFDPDREDNQHFGFGGGLHYCVGAPLARIEAEIALVALSRRLVSPRLLQDPPPYRPGASLRGPRQLGIAIDGIR, from the coding sequence ATGCCTGACGCCCCTCCGCACGTCGAAGAGCGGGATGCGCTGTTCTCCGAGATCATCCGGCAGAACAATCGCGCTGACCCGTACCCGCTCTACGCGCGGTTGAGGGAGACCCCGGTCTCGCGACAGCGCGATGGCAGCTACGTCGTGAGCGCACACGCGGCGATCCGAAGCCTGATCTTCGACCCGCGTCTCAGCTCCGAGGACCTGCCGCCGTCGAGACGTCCTCACACCGGTAACCCGCTGAGAGACTGGTTCCTCAACCCGATCAAGAACCGGATCGTCACCGCGCATCGCCCGCTGATCTTCCGCGATCCGCCCGACCACGACACTTTGAGACGCTTCGTGATGCGCCAGTTCATGGTGGGGCGGGTGAACGCGCTGCGTGAAGGCATCGTCCGCGAGGTGGATAGGCTCATCGACGCATGGCGTGGCCGCGATAGGATCTGCCTCGTGGATGACTTCTCCTATCCGCTCCCGGTCACGGTGATCTGCGCGCTTCTCGGCGTGCCGGAGGCGGACGAGCCGCGGTTCCAGGCCTGGGCGACGCAACTCGCCACCGCCATAGAGCCGGACGCTCGCCACGATGAGGCGGGTCGACACAGGACGGTGGCGGCCTTCGATGAGATCTCCGCCTACATGCGCGACCTGATTCGAGAGAAGCGGCGGCGCCCGGTCGACGACATGCTGAGCGGCCTTGCCGCCCCGGCCTCCGCCGGAGGCAAGCGCATGGGCGACTTCGACCTGATCGCCACCGCCGTCCTGTTGCTGGTGGCTGGCCACGAGACCACGGTGAATCTCATCACCAACGGGATGCTTCAGCTCCTGCGTCACCCCAACGAGTTGGAGCGGCTCCGCTCCGATCCCGAGCGGTCGCCGCGGCTGATCGAGGAATTGCTGCGCTTTGATCCGCCGGTGCACTTCCGGACCCGCAAGGCGCTGGCGGCTATCGAGATCGCCGGCGAGACGATCCCGAAAGGCGCGCCTGTGATCCTGGTCTTCGCCGCTGGCAACCGCGACCCCGCGCGCTTTGCCGAGCCCGACCGCTTCGACCCCGACCGAGAGGATAACCAGCACTTCGGCTTCGGTGGCGGCCTGCATTACTGCGTTGGTGCGCCCCTCGCGCGGATCGAGGCCGAGATCGCCCTCGTCGCACTGAGCCGCAGGCTCGTATCGCCGCGCCTCTTGCAGGATCCGCCGCCCTACCGTCCCGGTGCCTCACTGCGCGGTCCCCGACAGCTCGGAATTGCCATCGACGGAATCCGATGA
- a CDS encoding FAD-containing oxidoreductase has product MGRRFDAIVIGAGQAGPPLAGRLTAAGQRVAVIERKLFGGTCVNTGCMPTKTLVASAYAAHLARRAAEYGVVLHGGVGIDAKAVAARQQGVSARARAGVENWLRGMDGCTIFSGHARFLSGHSVLVGGDVLEAERIFINVGGRAHVPALPGIDAVPFMTNTALLQLDTIPEHLVVVGGSYIGLEFAQAYRRFGSEVTVVEMGPRLIGREDPDVSEAVAGILRDEGIALRLNAECIRFAPHGDGVAVGVDCTEGEPEIIGTHVLLAVGRRPNTDDLGLDAAGIATDGRGFITVDDGLQTSVPGVYALGDCNGRGAFTHTAYNDFEIVAANLLDGASRRVSDRIPGYALYTDPPLGRVGMSEAEVRQSGRPALMGTRPMTRVGRAVEKGETKGFMKVLVDAESRAILGAAILGTGGDEAIHGILDMMNVGATAPTLQWAVPIHPTVSELIPTVLGDLKPLLSSGGSSNGSTESP; this is encoded by the coding sequence ATGGGACGCCGGTTCGACGCCATCGTCATCGGTGCCGGCCAGGCCGGGCCGCCGCTCGCCGGGCGCCTCACCGCTGCCGGGCAGCGGGTCGCGGTGATCGAGCGCAAGTTATTCGGCGGCACCTGCGTGAACACCGGCTGCATGCCGACAAAGACCTTGGTGGCCAGCGCCTACGCCGCCCACCTCGCCCGCCGCGCCGCGGAATACGGCGTCGTGCTTCATGGAGGTGTGGGCATCGACGCGAAGGCGGTCGCCGCGCGCCAGCAGGGCGTTTCGGCTCGGGCGCGGGCCGGTGTCGAGAACTGGCTGCGCGGCATGGATGGCTGCACCATCTTCTCGGGGCACGCCCGGTTCTTGTCGGGCCATTCGGTATTGGTCGGCGGGGACGTGCTGGAGGCCGAGCGCATCTTCATCAACGTGGGCGGCCGCGCGCATGTGCCGGCCTTGCCCGGCATCGACGCGGTGCCGTTCATGACCAACACCGCGCTGCTGCAGCTCGACACCATCCCGGAGCACCTTGTGGTGGTCGGCGGCAGCTACATCGGGCTCGAATTCGCGCAAGCCTACCGCCGCTTCGGCAGCGAGGTCACCGTCGTGGAGATGGGCCCGCGGCTGATCGGCCGCGAGGACCCGGACGTCTCCGAGGCTGTCGCCGGCATCCTGCGAGACGAGGGCATCGCCCTGAGGCTGAACGCCGAGTGCATCCGCTTCGCGCCCCATGGCGACGGCGTCGCTGTCGGTGTGGACTGCACCGAGGGCGAGCCGGAAATCATCGGTACTCACGTGCTGCTGGCCGTGGGGCGACGCCCCAACACCGACGATCTCGGTTTGGACGCGGCCGGCATCGCCACGGATGGGCGCGGCTTCATCACCGTCGACGACGGCCTTCAGACCAGCGTGCCGGGCGTCTACGCGCTCGGCGATTGCAACGGGCGAGGCGCCTTCACCCACACCGCCTACAACGACTTCGAAATCGTGGCCGCCAACCTCCTCGACGGAGCGAGCCGACGCGTCAGCGACCGGATCCCCGGCTACGCCCTGTACACCGACCCGCCTCTCGGCCGCGTGGGAATGAGCGAGGCGGAGGTGCGCCAGAGCGGCCGACCGGCGCTGATGGGCACCCGTCCCATGACCAGGGTGGGTCGGGCCGTGGAGAAGGGCGAGACAAAGGGATTCATGAAGGTGCTGGTGGATGCCGAGAGCCGCGCGATCCTGGGCGCGGCGATCCTAGGCACCGGCGGTGACGAGGCGATCCACGGCATCCTCGACATGATGAACGTGGGCGCGACCGCGCCGACCCTGCAATGGGCGGTCCCGATCCATCCCACCGTGTCCGAACTGATTCCGACCGTGCTCGGAGATCTCAAGCCACTGTTGTCGAGTGGTGGCTCATCGAACGGATCGACCGAAAGCCCGTGA
- a CDS encoding DUF4126 domain-containing protein, translated as MTLYLLALLLGVIAGLRAFTAPAVVSWAAALGWLNLDGSWLAFLSYRFTPYVFTLLALGEFVTDQLPSTPSRKVPMQFAPRLLSGALSGAAIGLPSGQLLGGLVAGIVGAVIGTLGGAAVRGRLAASFGKDRPAAFIEDAVALLAGALVLGAL; from the coding sequence GTGACCCTTTATCTTCTGGCGTTGCTCCTCGGCGTCATCGCGGGCCTTCGGGCGTTCACGGCTCCGGCGGTGGTGAGTTGGGCCGCGGCCCTGGGGTGGCTCAACCTGGACGGATCGTGGCTCGCCTTCCTGAGCTACCGGTTCACGCCCTACGTGTTCACGCTCCTGGCCCTGGGCGAGTTCGTCACGGACCAGTTGCCGAGCACTCCGAGCCGCAAGGTCCCGATGCAGTTCGCCCCCCGGCTGCTCAGCGGCGCCCTTAGCGGAGCGGCGATCGGCCTGCCATCCGGACAGCTCCTCGGGGGGCTCGTGGCGGGCATCGTCGGCGCCGTGATCGGGACCCTCGGGGGCGCCGCGGTGCGCGGACGCCTCGCGGCCTCCTTCGGCAAGGACCGCCCGGCCGCCTTCATCGAGGACGCGGTTGCCCTGCTCGCCGGGGCGCTCGTTCTCGGAGCACTGTGA
- a CDS encoding NmrA family NAD(P)-binding protein, which translates to MIAGATGDTGRAAVRSSIELGLAVRAMVHKRDARSEALEKLGAEVVVGDLQEIDTVRAAMEGVDAAYFVWPVAPGLLSAAVNFAQAAKEAGVGTIVNLSQRSADRHSKSASCRDTFIAEQVFDWSGVPVIHLRPTYFLEWLLYPWQLPYLRQGVLRMPAGKGRHSPIAADDQGRAIAALLKDPAAHIGKTIPLSGPVEMDHDQMAAELSEALGRKIVFQDLPVDEYCASLAAMGVPAYIVQHFAGAMEEYQHGAMSGADNNVELLTGKRSMTVGEFARAHADVLNEG; encoded by the coding sequence TTGATCGCGGGCGCCACCGGGGACACCGGCCGCGCCGCCGTGAGGTCGTCCATCGAACTCGGCCTCGCCGTCCGGGCGATGGTTCACAAGCGGGACGCCCGATCCGAGGCGCTGGAGAAGCTGGGCGCCGAGGTCGTCGTCGGCGACCTGCAGGAGATCGATACCGTCCGCGCCGCCATGGAGGGCGTCGACGCGGCTTACTTCGTCTGGCCGGTCGCCCCAGGCCTCCTGAGTGCCGCCGTCAATTTCGCCCAGGCCGCCAAGGAGGCGGGGGTCGGGACGATCGTCAACCTCTCGCAACGTTCCGCAGACCGCCACTCGAAGAGCGCGTCGTGCCGCGACACCTTCATCGCCGAACAGGTGTTCGACTGGTCCGGCGTCCCGGTGATCCACCTGCGGCCGACCTACTTCCTCGAATGGCTGCTCTATCCATGGCAGCTCCCGTACCTGAGGCAGGGCGTGCTGCGTATGCCGGCCGGCAAGGGGCGGCACTCACCGATCGCCGCCGACGACCAGGGTCGCGCCATCGCGGCCCTCTTGAAGGATCCCGCGGCCCACATCGGCAAAACCATCCCGCTCTCGGGTCCGGTCGAGATGGATCACGATCAGATGGCCGCCGAACTGTCCGAGGCGCTCGGACGCAAGATTGTCTTTCAAGACCTGCCGGTTGACGAATACTGCGCCTCGCTGGCAGCGATGGGCGTGCCTGCGTACATCGTCCAGCACTTCGCCGGCGCGATGGAAGAGTACCAACACGGAGCCATGTCCGGGGCGGACAACAATGTCGAGCTGCTGACGGGCAAGCGTTCGATGACGGTCGGCGAGTTCGCCCGTGCTCACGCTGACGTCTTGAACGAGGGCTAG
- a CDS encoding carbonic anhydrase, producing the protein MDFVETLTQRNKVFAERTFASGLKMLPSERTIIVGCVDPRVDPVDVFDLAPGEAVVIRNVAGRVDMTTLQTMAILRKVAQGAGKDIGEGWNLIVLHHTDCGINIGYRLVPDLIAEYLRVDEAALEGLAITDPYKAVAVDVAAVKANLRLPAGLVVTGVVYDVATGRVDTVVPPSRLRPEADA; encoded by the coding sequence ATGGACTTCGTCGAGACGCTCACGCAGCGCAACAAAGTCTTCGCCGAGCGGACGTTCGCCTCAGGCCTCAAGATGTTGCCGTCCGAGAGAACCATCATCGTCGGTTGCGTCGACCCCCGGGTCGATCCCGTGGATGTCTTCGACCTCGCGCCCGGTGAGGCCGTCGTGATCCGCAACGTCGCCGGCCGCGTCGACATGACGACGCTCCAGACGATGGCAATCCTCAGGAAGGTCGCCCAGGGCGCGGGCAAGGACATCGGCGAGGGCTGGAATCTGATCGTCCTCCACCACACCGACTGCGGCATCAACATCGGGTACCGACTCGTGCCCGACTTGATCGCGGAGTACCTGCGCGTTGACGAGGCCGCCCTCGAAGGCCTGGCCATCACGGATCCCTACAAGGCGGTGGCCGTGGACGTGGCCGCCGTGAAGGCCAACCTCCGGCTGCCCGCCGGCCTCGTCGTCACGGGTGTCGTCTACGACGTCGCGACCGGGCGCGTGGACACGGTCGTGCCACCGAGCCGGCTGCGCCCGGAAGCCGACGCCTGA
- a CDS encoding alpha/beta fold hydrolase: MTRLSAHPDADAPAFKEHRIKRPLGDVYARDYPGDGPAFVLMHGFPDNLHIYDDLVPHLVAAGRRVVTFDFLGFGQSEKPAGAQYSFRQQRGDLEAVVDQLGLERIVPVAHDSSGAAALNFALAHPERTAALVILNAAFAASPAARWPELITLFATPSLAALSGALIQSPEQFGWVVNFQREAFKRHLADKHKAHYDAFLGPVIDKNFRVDGAGPAFVQMTAQFFDEMERNAARIPELAKLDIPAKVIWGENDPYFSADHAREYTSYFRNASLRLLSAGHWLQLDEPALVAAEMLS, translated from the coding sequence GTGACCCGACTATCAGCCCACCCGGATGCCGACGCACCGGCGTTCAAGGAACACCGCATCAAACGCCCTTTGGGCGATGTCTACGCCCGCGACTATCCGGGCGATGGGCCGGCCTTCGTGCTCATGCACGGCTTCCCCGACAACCTGCATATCTACGACGACCTGGTCCCCCATTTGGTGGCCGCCGGGCGTCGGGTGGTGACCTTCGACTTCCTGGGCTTTGGGCAGTCGGAGAAGCCCGCAGGAGCGCAGTACAGCTTCCGGCAGCAACGCGGTGACCTCGAAGCGGTCGTCGATCAGCTCGGGTTGGAGCGGATCGTCCCGGTCGCGCACGACTCCTCAGGTGCCGCGGCGCTGAACTTCGCCCTCGCGCATCCCGAACGAACCGCCGCCCTCGTTATCCTCAACGCCGCCTTCGCCGCATCGCCGGCCGCGCGATGGCCCGAGCTGATCACCCTGTTCGCAACTCCAAGTCTCGCGGCGCTGTCGGGCGCCCTCATCCAGAGCCCGGAGCAGTTCGGATGGGTCGTGAACTTCCAGCGCGAGGCCTTCAAGCGGCACCTCGCGGACAAGCACAAGGCGCATTACGACGCCTTCCTCGGCCCGGTCATCGACAAAAACTTCCGCGTGGATGGCGCCGGACCGGCCTTCGTGCAGATGACGGCGCAGTTTTTCGACGAGATGGAGCGCAACGCGGCGCGCATCCCCGAGCTGGCCAAGCTCGACATCCCGGCGAAGGTCATCTGGGGTGAGAACGATCCTTACTTCAGCGCGGATCACGCGCGTGAGTACACCTCCTACTTCAGGAACGCTTCCCTCCGCCTCCTATCGGCCGGTCACTGGCTGCAGCTCGACGAGCCTGCCCTCGTGGCCGCGGAGATGCTGTCATGA
- a CDS encoding MarR family winged helix-turn-helix transcriptional regulator produces MEEILAEIGGTCVLMRTRLIARVVTAIHDEALQPFGVGAAQFVLLVVIGKLGPSSRAEIGRYHRQDRSTLSRNLKVIMTAGWVEEDPTRAHGRVRPLVLTDAGKALLIQATPAWREAQAQAKKLLGQAGTVAVMDIADNILSKPEAV; encoded by the coding sequence GTGGAGGAGATCCTCGCGGAGATCGGGGGTACCTGCGTCCTCATGCGGACACGCCTGATCGCCCGCGTCGTGACGGCCATCCACGACGAGGCGCTTCAACCGTTCGGCGTCGGTGCCGCGCAGTTCGTTCTGTTGGTCGTCATCGGCAAATTGGGACCGTCGAGTCGGGCAGAGATCGGGCGTTATCACCGCCAGGACCGGTCGACCCTGTCCCGCAACCTCAAGGTCATCATGACCGCGGGATGGGTGGAAGAGGATCCGACCCGCGCACACGGCCGCGTCCGGCCACTCGTACTGACCGATGCGGGCAAGGCGCTCCTGATCCAGGCGACACCCGCATGGCGAGAGGCGCAAGCACAGGCGAAGAAGTTGCTCGGCCAAGCCGGCACGGTCGCCGTGATGGACATCGCCGACAACATCCTGAGCAAGCCGGAGGCCGTCTGA
- a CDS encoding DHA2 family efflux MFS transporter permease subunit, translated as MDASPHDGSLKSRRREPIGHPRLTLATCILASSLAFVDGSVVNVGLPALGRDLGGGAAGLQWVINGYLLPLTALLLLGGALGDRIGRRRTLILGALLFAAASLACGLAPNLAILVAARLGQGVGAALLLPNSLAILSDTFTGEARGRAVGTWSAAGAATAAIGPVFGGWLIDGIGWRAMFLVNLPLAFGAAFLAWRYVAADRTADAGHLDIGGAILATFGLGTMTWGLIVGSGHPGFDWQALTLLGIGAALLVGFVLWERRQGDRAMMPLALFSTRSFAGLTLLTLLLYGALGAMLVLLPYILIEASGYSSTAAGAALLPLPLVIAVGSPVLGGLAGRIGSRPLLTAGPLVVAAGFLLLLRIGEHTAYVSTVLPGLVVAALGMACAVAPLTTAVLGSVDERHSGSASGFNSAVARAGGLVATSLIGGILAARGSALVDAFHGAVVATVMACVAASGGGLMLERRKG; from the coding sequence TTGGACGCTTCCCCTCACGACGGGTCCCTGAAGTCGCGCAGGCGTGAGCCCATTGGACACCCCCGACTGACCCTGGCGACCTGCATCCTCGCGTCGAGCCTCGCCTTCGTCGACGGGTCGGTGGTGAATGTCGGCCTGCCCGCCCTCGGTCGGGATCTCGGTGGCGGCGCGGCCGGCCTGCAATGGGTGATCAACGGCTACCTCCTGCCGCTCACCGCATTGCTCCTCCTGGGCGGGGCGCTCGGCGACCGGATCGGGCGCCGCCGAACCCTGATCCTCGGGGCCCTCCTGTTCGCGGCCGCCTCGCTGGCCTGCGGCCTGGCACCGAACCTCGCGATCCTCGTCGCCGCCCGGCTCGGACAGGGCGTCGGAGCCGCGCTCCTCCTGCCGAATAGCCTGGCCATCCTCAGCGACACGTTCACCGGAGAGGCCCGAGGTCGCGCGGTGGGCACTTGGTCCGCCGCGGGTGCGGCGACAGCCGCCATCGGCCCGGTTTTCGGAGGCTGGCTGATCGACGGGATCGGCTGGCGGGCGATGTTCCTCGTCAACCTGCCATTGGCCTTCGGTGCCGCTTTCCTGGCCTGGCGTTACGTCGCGGCCGACCGCACCGCCGACGCCGGGCACCTCGATATCGGCGGGGCGATCCTCGCGACGTTCGGACTCGGAACAATGACCTGGGGCCTCATCGTCGGATCCGGACATCCGGGTTTCGACTGGCAGGCTCTGACGCTTCTCGGCATCGGCGCGGCGCTCCTCGTCGGCTTCGTCCTGTGGGAGCGACGCCAGGGCGACCGAGCCATGATGCCGCTCGCCCTGTTCAGCACGCGATCCTTCGCCGGCCTCACGCTGCTGACGCTCCTCCTCTACGGAGCGCTCGGAGCCATGCTCGTCCTGTTGCCCTACATCCTGATCGAGGCTTCGGGATATTCGAGCACGGCCGCAGGGGCGGCACTCCTCCCCTTGCCGCTGGTCATCGCGGTCGGCTCGCCGGTTCTCGGTGGTCTCGCCGGTCGCATCGGCTCCAGGCCCCTCCTGACAGCCGGTCCCCTCGTCGTCGCGGCCGGGTTCCTCCTGCTCCTGCGTATCGGCGAGCACACCGCGTACGTGTCGACGGTTCTGCCCGGCCTCGTCGTCGCGGCCCTCGGCATGGCCTGTGCCGTCGCACCGCTCACGACTGCCGTGCTCGGGTCCGTCGATGAGCGCCACAGCGGATCCGCGTCGGGGTTCAACAGCGCCGTCGCCCGAGCGGGCGGTCTCGTGGCCACGAGCCTCATCGGCGGCATCCTCGCCGCTCGTGGATCCGCGCTGGTCGATGCCTTCCACGGTGCTGTCGTCGCCACCGTCATGGCCTGCGTCGCCGCCAGTGGCGGGGGACTGATGCTGGAGCGCCGGAAGGGCTGA
- a CDS encoding DHA2 family efflux MFS transporter permease subunit, translating to MPNVQQSAAPQPARASTREWIAVTASMIGAFMAILNIQITNASLLDIEGGIGTGVDNGAWISTSYLIGEIIVIPLTDYLSKVFSFRRYILVNSILFPLFSIACAFTHDLGSMIAMRGLQGFAGGILIPMAFTMVLTKLPKPQQPIGLAIFALAVTFAPAIGPTIGGYLTENYGWQTIFYVNAVPSAVMVVSLALTLDPSPMRLALLKEGDWAGVVTMAIGLAAFQTVLEEGNKDDWFASPFILRLAIVAALFLTAFVAIELTVAKPLINLRLLKQRNFGIGVLANTLVGFALFGTVYILPQYLGQVQRYNAEQTGNVLAWTGLPQLLLIPLVPLMMKRWDARYIAFVGISVFAASCFMNVTLSYDNAGDQFFIPNVVRAIGQALVLTPISAITTGAIAPSEAGAASGLSNMMRNLGGAVGTATLSTVLTKREQFHSNIIGQSITLTRDEVRARLEQMTDYFMAHGIADRAVATAKAVGQLGAVVKRQALVMGFSDTFAVIGVILSVAAVAVLLARKSGAGAGAAGAH from the coding sequence ATGCCGAACGTCCAGCAATCCGCCGCACCCCAGCCGGCCCGTGCGAGCACCCGCGAGTGGATCGCGGTCACGGCCAGCATGATCGGCGCCTTCATGGCGATCCTGAACATCCAGATCACCAACGCCTCGCTCCTCGACATCGAGGGCGGCATCGGCACCGGCGTGGACAACGGCGCCTGGATCTCGACCTCGTACTTGATCGGCGAGATCATCGTGATCCCCCTGACCGACTACCTCAGCAAGGTCTTCTCGTTTCGCCGCTACATCCTGGTGAACAGCATCCTGTTCCCGCTGTTCTCCATCGCCTGCGCCTTCACCCACGACCTGGGTTCGATGATCGCGATGCGGGGTCTGCAGGGCTTCGCGGGCGGCATCCTGATTCCCATGGCGTTCACCATGGTCCTGACCAAGCTGCCGAAGCCGCAGCAGCCCATCGGGCTCGCGATCTTCGCCCTGGCCGTGACCTTCGCCCCGGCCATCGGCCCGACCATCGGCGGCTACCTGACCGAGAACTACGGCTGGCAGACCATCTTCTACGTCAATGCCGTCCCGAGCGCCGTGATGGTGGTGTCCCTCGCCCTCACGCTCGACCCCTCGCCGATGCGCCTCGCGCTCCTGAAGGAGGGCGACTGGGCCGGCGTCGTCACCATGGCCATCGGCCTGGCGGCCTTCCAGACGGTGCTGGAGGAGGGCAACAAGGACGACTGGTTCGCCTCGCCGTTCATCCTGCGGCTGGCCATCGTCGCCGCGTTGTTCCTGACGGCCTTCGTCGCCATCGAGCTGACGGTCGCGAAGCCGCTGATCAACCTGCGCCTCCTGAAGCAGCGCAACTTCGGCATCGGAGTCCTGGCGAACACGCTCGTCGGCTTCGCCCTGTTCGGCACCGTCTACATCCTGCCCCAGTACCTGGGACAGGTGCAGCGCTACAACGCCGAGCAGACCGGCAACGTCCTGGCCTGGACGGGCCTGCCGCAGCTTCTGCTCATCCCGCTCGTGCCGCTCATGATGAAGCGCTGGGACGCGCGGTACATCGCGTTCGTCGGCATCAGCGTCTTCGCGGCGAGCTGCTTCATGAACGTCACGCTTTCCTACGACAACGCGGGCGATCAGTTCTTCATCCCGAACGTCGTGCGGGCCATCGGGCAGGCGCTCGTCCTGACGCCGATCAGCGCCATCACCACCGGCGCCATCGCCCCGAGCGAGGCTGGCGCCGCATCCGGGCTGTCGAACATGATGCGCAACCTCGGCGGCGCCGTCGGTACGGCGACCCTGTCGACGGTGTTGACCAAGCGCGAGCAGTTTCATTCCAACATTATCGGGCAGTCGATCACCCTGACCCGGGACGAGGTCCGCGCCCGGCTCGAACAGATGACCGACTACTTCATGGCCCACGGCATCGCGGATCGCGCTGTCGCTACGGCGAAGGCCGTCGGCCAGCTTGGCGCCGTCGTGAAGCGGCAGGCCCTGGTCATGGGCTTCAGCGACACCTTCGCGGTGATCGGGGTCATCCTGTCCGTGGCTGCGGTCGCGGTCCTGCTGGCACGCAAATCCGGAGCGGGTGCGGGAGCGGCCGGCGCGCATTGA